In Zingiber officinale cultivar Zhangliang chromosome 11B, Zo_v1.1, whole genome shotgun sequence, a single window of DNA contains:
- the LOC122034257 gene encoding glucan endo-1,3-beta-glucosidase 7-like, whose translation MEKRHLLLLIHALFHTFPSALSQSFIGVNYGQVADNLPPPSVTAALLQSTTISKLRLYGVDPAVIQSFAGTNISLVIGVANADVASLASDPAAAASWVSANVFPYVGASSISIVSVGNEALDSGDSSLASNLLPAMQNLLYALSASTAASAVKVSTVHSMTVLSQSDPPSSGAFRPEFVDTLKGILSFLRDSGAPFMINPYPYFAYASDPRPDTLAFCLFQSNPGRVDGGSKLAYTNMFDAQVDAVRSAINALGFPEVEIVVAETGWPYKGDPDEVGASVDNAKAFVGNLVAHLRSLTGTPLMPGRSVDTYLFSLYDEDLKPGPTSERSFGLYRADQTMNYDAGLAKSVSTSNATASPPQSNATSDPTLQSPTAPPVGMTTGLTQPGGWCGPGATLQSAAEGGSLQPAVQCFSAVGSRAAIRLGHLFSCVALTLLMLTQ comes from the exons atgGAGAAGCGgcatcttcttctcctcatccATGCGCTCTTCCATACCTTCCCTTCTGCAC TATCCCAGTCGTTCATTGGGGTTAACTACGGGCAGGTGGCCGACAACCTCCCGCCGCCGTCGGTTACGGCCGCTCTCCTGCAATCCACGACAATCTCCAAGCTCCGTCTATACGGCGTTGATCCCGCAGTCATCCAGTCCTTCGCGGGCACTAATATCTCTCTTGTCATAGGCGTCGCCAACGCCGATGTCGCCTCCCTCGCCTCCGACCCAGCCGCCGCTGCCAGCTGGGTATCAGCCAACGTGTTCCCCTACGTCGGCGCGTCCTCCATCTCCATCGTCTCGGTCGGCAACGAGGCGCTCGACTCCGGCGACTCCTCCCTCGCGTCTAATCTTCTCCCGGCCATGCAGAACCTACTATACGCCCTCTCTGCCTCGACCGCCGCCTCCGCCGTGAAGGTCTCTACCGTCCACTCTATGACGGTGCTGTCCCAATCGGACCCGCCTTCGTCGGGCGCATTCCGCCCCGAATTCGTCGACACTCTCAAAGGCATACTGAGCTTCCTGCGGGACTCCGGTGCGCCCTTCATGATCAACCCGTACCCCTACTTCGCCTACGCCAGCGATCCGCGGCCGGATACGCTGGCCTTCTGTCTCTTCCAGTCCAACCCCGGCCGGGTCGACGGCGGGTCGAAGCTCGCCTACACCAACATGTTCGACGCGCAGGTTGACGCCGTGCGATCGGCGATCAACGCGCTGGGGTTCCCGGAGGTGGAGATAGTGGTGGCGGAGACAGGGTGGCCATACAAGGGGGACCCTGACGAGGTGGGGGCGTCGGTGGACAACGCCAAGGCATTCGTCGGGAACCTAGTGGCCCACCTGCGGTCGCTGACCGGGACGCCGCTGATGCCGGGGCGGTCTGTGGACACCTACCTCTTCTCGCTCTACGACGAGGACCTGAAGCCGGGACCCACCTCCGAGCGCTCCTTCGGCCTCTACCGCGCCGATCAGACCATGAACTACGACGCCGGCCTCGCCAAGTCCGTCTCCACCTCCAACGCCACCGCGAGTCCGCCACAG TCGAACGCGACGTCGGATCCGACGCTGCAATCGCCGACTGCTCCGCCGGTGGGAATGACGACGGGTCTGACCCAGCCGGGGGGGTGGTGCGGGCCGGGGGCGACGCTGCAATCGGCGGCGGAAGGCGGGTCGTTGCAGCCCGCGGTGCAGTGTTTCTCCGCCGTTGGATCGCGTGCGGCAATCCGACTCGGCCATCTCTTTTCTTGCGTGGCGCTGACGCTGCTGATGCTAACGCAGTAG